The Limanda limanda chromosome 13, fLimLim1.1, whole genome shotgun sequence genome has a window encoding:
- the camk2n1a gene encoding calcium/calmodulin-dependent protein kinase II inhibitor 1a, which translates to MSEVLPYSEGKMNGYGADSEVSQMSFSCGLQDTSTFFSSSQAKRPPKLGQIGRAKRVVIEDDRIDDVLKGITDKSSPGV; encoded by the exons ATGTCCGAGGTGCTGCCATACAGCGAGGGGAAAATGAACGGCTACGGGGCGGACAGCGAGGTCAGCCAGATGTCCTTTAGCTGCGGACTGCAGGACACAAGCACCTTTTTCTCTTCGTCGCAGGCGAAGAGACCCCCGAAGCTTGGACAGATCGGCCGAGCCAAGCGAG TGGTCATCGAGGACGACCGAATAGACGACGTCCTGAAGGGGATAACAGACAAGTCCTCACCCGGCGTGTAA